Proteins encoded within one genomic window of Carassius gibelio isolate Cgi1373 ecotype wild population from Czech Republic chromosome A4, carGib1.2-hapl.c, whole genome shotgun sequence:
- the LOC127980345 gene encoding mitochondrial import receptor subunit TOM20 homolog B isoform X1 has protein sequence MMGASSSSSRIAAGLGAALFVAYCIYFDKKRRSDPNYKNKLRERRKKQKAVQEKAGLSKLPDLKDAEAVQKFFLEEIQLGEELLAQGDYEKGVDHLTNAIAVCGQPQQLLQVLQQTLPPPVFQMLLTKLPTISQRIISAQSVSDDDIE, from the exons ATGATGGgcgccagcagcagcagcagcaggatcGCAGCTGGTTTGGGCGCAGCGCTGTTCGTCGCGTACTGCATTTATTTCGACAAAAAGAGACGCAGTGACCCGAACTACAAGAACAAACTACGAGAAC GGAGAAAAAAGCAGAAGGCGGTTCAGGAGAAAGCTGGATTATCAAAG TTGCCAGACCTGAAAGACGCTGAAGCCGTCCAGAAGTTCTTTCTGGAGGAGATTCAGCTCGGAGAAGAGCTGCTGGCGCAGG GTGACTATGAGAAGGGCGTGGATCATCTGACGAATGCGATCGCTGTGTGTGGTCAGCCGCAGCAGCTCCTACAGGTCCTGCAGCAAACACTTCCTCCTCCAGTCTTCCAGATGCTCCTCACCAAACTGCCCACCATCAGCCAG CGTATCATCAGCGCTCAGAGCGTCAGCGACGATGACATCGAGTAG